One Triticum dicoccoides isolate Atlit2015 ecotype Zavitan chromosome 5B, WEW_v2.0, whole genome shotgun sequence genomic window carries:
- the LOC119308296 gene encoding stem-specific protein TSJT1-like, which produces MLAVFSGEVVEVPAELVAAGSRTPSPKTRASELVKRFLAGNDPAVSVELGSLGNLAYSHANQSLLLPRSFAAKDEIFCLFEGILDNLGRLSQQYGLSKGGNEVLLVIEAYKTLRDRAPYPASFMLSQLTGSYAFVLFDKSTSSLLVASGPEGKVPLFWGITADGCVAFSDDIDLLKGSCGKSLAPFPQGCFYWNALGGLKSYENPKNKVTAVPADEEEICGATFMVEGSTVVAALQ; this is translated from the exons ATGTTGGCGGTGTTCAGCGGCGAGGTGGTGGAGGTGCCGGCGGAGCTGGTGGCGGCCGGGAGCCGGACGCCATCGCCCAAGACACGGGCGTCGGAGCTGGTGAAGCGCTTCCTCGCCGGCAACGACCCGGCCGTGTCCGTGGAGCTGGGATCACTGGGCAACCTCGCCTACTCCCACGCCAACCAGTCCCTCCTCCTCCCAAG GTCTTTCGCTGCAAAGGATGAGATCTTCTGCCTGTTCGAGGGAATCCTGGACAACTTGGGGCGGTTGAGCCAGCAGTACGGCCTCTCCAAGGGCGGCAACGAGGTGCTCCTCGTGATCGAGGCCTACAAGACGCTGAGGGACAGAGCCCCCTATCCCGCCAGCTTCATGCTCTCCCAGCTCACCGGCAGCTACGCCTTCGTGCTCTTCGACAAGTccacctcctccctcctcgtcGCATCC GGCCCTGAGGGCAAGGTGCCGCTCTTCTGGGGAATCACCGCCGACGGCTGCGTCGCCTTCTCCGACGACATCGACCTGCTGAAAGGATCTTGCGGCAAGTCACTGGCGCCTTTCCCGCAAGGTTGCTTCTACTGGAACGCTCTTGGAGGCCTCAAGTCGTACGAGAATCCCAAGAACAAGGTCACCGCTGTGCCTGCAGATGAGGAGGAAATCTGTGGTGCAACTTTCATG GTGGAAGGGTCTACCGTTGTCGCGGCACTTCAGTAG